In Mastomys coucha isolate ucsf_1 unplaced genomic scaffold, UCSF_Mcou_1 pScaffold5, whole genome shotgun sequence, one genomic interval encodes:
- the Shbg gene encoding sex hormone-binding globulin yields the protein MEKRDSVASLRWRLLLLLLLWTPPPTHQGRALRHIDPIQSAQDPPAKYLSNGPGQGPVMVMTIDLTKISKPYSSFEFRTWDPEGVLFYGDTNTEDDWFMLGLRDGQLEIQLHNLWARLTVGFGPRLNDGRWHPVELKMNGDSLLLWVDGKEMLCLRQISASLADHSQPRMRIALGGHLLPTSKLRFPLTPALDGCIRRDIWLGYQAQISASALPSLGNCDEDLQPGLFFPPGTHAEFSLQGIPQPHADPWTFSLELGFKLVDGSGRLLALGTGTNSSWLNLHLQNQNVVLSSEAEAKVVLPLDMGLPLQLKLDIFKVVLSQGPKMEILSLSLLRLASLWRLWSHPQSHLFLGGLPGEASSASFCLSGLWVQGQRLDIDQALSRSRDIWTHSCPQSPSNDTHTSH from the exons ATGGAGAAGAGGGACTCTGTGGCCTCCTTGCGCTGGCGACTGCTTCTGCTACTGCTACTATGGACGCCGCCTCCCACCCACCAGGGACGGGCCCTGAGACACATTGACCCTATCCAG AGTGCTCAGGACCCTCCTGCTAAGTACTTGAGCAATGGCCCAGGACAAGGGCCTGTCATGGTTATGACCATTGACCTCACCAAAATCAGCAA ACCCTATTCCTCCTTTGAGTTTCGAACCTGGGATCCAGAGGGAGTCCTTTTTTATGGGGACACCAATACTGAAGATGATTGGTTCATGCTGGGACTGCGAGACGGCCAGCTTGAAATCCAGCTACACAATCTCTGGGCTCGACTTACAGTAGGCTTTGGCCCTCGGCTGAATGATGGGAGATGGCACCCG GTGGAGCTGAAGATGAATGGGGATTCACTGCTGCTGTGGGTGGATGGAAAGGAGATGCTATGCCTGAGACAAATCTCTGCATCGCTGGCTGACCATTCCCAGCCCCGCATGAGGATTGCACTAGGGGGACACCTCCTGCCCACTTCCAAACTTCGGTTTCCG CTCACTCCTGCCCTGGATGGTTGTATACGTCGAGATATCTGGCTGGGCTACCAGGCCCAGATCTCAGCCTCTGCCCTCCCTAGCCTTGGGAACTGTGATGAGGACCTACAACCTGGACTGTTCTTCCCTCCAGGGACCCATGCAGAATTCAGTCTCCAAG GCATTCCCCAGCCTCATGCAGACCCCTGGACCTTTTCTCTGGAGCTAGGATTTAAGCTGGTAGATGGCTCAGGACGACTCCTTGCTCTCGGGACAGGAACAAATTCTTCTTGGCTTAACCTTCACCTCCAAAACCAA AATGTAGTTCTGTCTTCTGAAGCAGAAGCTAAAGTCGTTTTACCCTTGGACATGGGACTCCCTCTTCAGCTGAAGCTGGATATATTCAAAGTGGTCCTAAGCCAAGGACCAAAGATGGaaatcctttctttgtctcttttgagACTTGCCTCCCTCTGGAGACTCTGGTCCCaccctcagagccatctcttcctTGGGGGTTTACCAG GAGAGgcctcttctgcttccttttgCCTGAGTGGCCTTTGGGTACAAGGACAGAGACTGGACATAGACCAGGCCCTGAGCAGAAGCCGGGACATCTGGACTCACAGCTGCCCTCAGAGCCCTAGCAATGACACCCACACCTCCCACTAA
- the Sat2 gene encoding diamine acetyltransferase 2, with protein sequence MASTRIREARESDCGDIMRMIRELAEFEKLSHQVKISEEALRADGFGENPSFHCLVAEIIPAPGEPQGSLVVGYGLYYFIYSTWTGRNIYLEDIYVMPQYRGQGIGTKIIKKVAEVALHKGCSQFRLAVLDWNKKAVNLYKFLGAQDLTESEGWLSFRFEGEAMRELAGC encoded by the exons ATGGCTTCCACGCGAATCCGAGAGGCCAGGGAGAGCGATTGTGGAGACATTATGAGGATGATCCGG GAACTGGCAGAGTTCGAGAAACTGTCCCATCaggtgaagatcagtgaagaag CTCTGAGAGCAGATGGCTTTGGAGAGAACCCTTCCTTTCACTGTTTGGTGGCAGAGATTATTCCAGCACCTGGGGAGCCACAAG gGTCGCTTGTGGTGGGCTATGGGCTCTACTACTTCATCTACAGCACATGGACCGGACGAAACATTTATCTGGAAGACATCTATGTGATGCCGCAATATCGGG GTCAAGGAATCGGTACCAAAATAATCAAAAAGGTGGCTGAG GTTGCCCTGCACAAGGGTTGCTCCCAGTTCCGCCTGGCAGTCCTGGATTGGAACAAGAAGGCCGTGAACTTGTACAAGTTTCTAGGGGCTCAAGATCTGACTGAATCGGAAGGCTGGCTCTCCTTTCGATTTGAAGGAGAGGCAATGAGGGAGTTGGCAGGATGCTGA